A DNA window from Sporosarcina sp. ANT_H38 contains the following coding sequences:
- a CDS encoding MFS transporter: MKKEPIWTRPFISLFFTNISVFIVFYGLVTTLPLYAIGVLNRTDEEAGLLMTVFLLSAIVVRPFTGKILDIAGKRKMLWISLVLYLICTVLYYFIQPFAGLLVLRFVQGIWFSIITTSTISIAADIVPIKRRGAGLGYFSMSTNLAVVLGPLIALSIIQSFSFDVLFIALSIFMIIGVLTSLSAPAGAVPEKSDVKGKLSIGDLFEKGAMPVALLGSLIAFSYASVLSYLSIYAQEKGLLALASTFFLVFAVVMLLTRPFTGRLFDEKGPQYVIIPGFIFFAIGLILLANMDSALSFLVAGAFVGFGYGALVPSLQTLAVQSTKHERSGYATATFFTFFDSGLAIGSFVLGLIALHFGYQYVYLASGVLVLVVFLLYLVIRRRKKVKEPLND; the protein is encoded by the coding sequence GTGAAGAAAGAACCTATTTGGACAAGACCATTTATCAGTTTGTTTTTCACAAACATATCGGTATTTATCGTATTTTATGGTCTTGTAACTACTCTTCCTCTTTATGCAATTGGGGTGTTGAACCGAACGGATGAAGAAGCTGGTTTATTGATGACGGTATTCTTACTTTCAGCAATTGTTGTAAGACCGTTTACAGGGAAAATATTAGATATTGCAGGAAAGCGAAAAATGTTATGGATTAGTTTGGTCCTTTATTTAATATGTACAGTCCTCTATTATTTTATCCAGCCGTTTGCAGGACTTTTAGTGTTACGTTTTGTGCAGGGAATTTGGTTTAGCATAATTACGACGTCGACCATTTCAATAGCTGCAGATATTGTACCGATCAAACGAAGGGGAGCGGGTCTAGGCTATTTCTCAATGTCGACAAATTTAGCCGTTGTTCTCGGACCATTAATAGCGCTGTCCATCATTCAATCTTTTTCATTCGATGTATTGTTTATCGCGCTGAGCATTTTTATGATTATTGGTGTGTTAACATCGCTATCGGCACCAGCCGGGGCTGTTCCAGAAAAAAGTGATGTGAAAGGTAAATTGTCAATTGGCGACCTATTTGAAAAAGGGGCCATGCCAGTTGCACTCCTCGGAAGTTTGATTGCGTTTTCTTATGCGAGTGTTTTATCTTATCTATCCATTTATGCACAGGAAAAAGGACTCTTGGCATTGGCAAGTACTTTCTTTCTTGTGTTCGCGGTGGTTATGTTATTAACGCGCCCGTTTACTGGAAGGTTATTCGATGAAAAAGGACCACAATATGTAATAATACCTGGGTTTATATTTTTTGCTATCGGTCTTATCCTGTTAGCAAACATGGATTCTGCATTGTCCTTTTTAGTTGCAGGGGCTTTCGTTGGGTTTGGTTATGGAGCACTTGTCCCAAGTTTACAGACACTAGCAGTGCAATCGACAAAACATGAAAGAAGTGGCTATGCAACTGCTACATTCTTTACGTTTTTTGATTCAGGTCTTGCGATAGGATCGTTTGTACTTGGACTTATTGCCCTTCATTTTGGCTATCAGTATGTTTACTTGGCGTCAGGTGTTCTTGTACTGGTCGTATTTCTCCTTTATTTAGTAATTAGGAGAAGAAAGAAAGTCAAAGAACCCTTGAATGATTAG
- a CDS encoding DUF3298 and DUF4163 domain-containing protein, whose protein sequence is MDLPVSIVTKRLPHASEDVKVYYPVVTQLPNLNVQSTINYAIITTLNKILVERSFYDKDLVELLAYFELKNNQRGILSLNLIVYSFTGGAHGMTTIKSLTFDTKTGKQYELKDLFKKGSDYEKKLSDIINQRIKDWNIQLLEPFTEIRSDQDFYIADTSLVIYFQLYEITAYVWGFPYFPIPIKDLADIINPDGPLDRMMAFT, encoded by the coding sequence ATGGATTTACCAGTATCAATTGTAACGAAAAGACTGCCCCATGCCTCAGAGGATGTTAAAGTGTATTATCCTGTTGTTACCCAATTACCAAATCTCAATGTGCAAAGTACAATTAATTATGCCATTATTACGACGTTGAATAAAATACTTGTTGAACGAAGTTTTTACGATAAAGACCTCGTGGAATTGCTAGCCTATTTCGAGTTGAAGAACAATCAACGTGGTATCCTTAGTTTGAATCTTATCGTCTATTCTTTTACAGGCGGTGCACATGGGATGACCACCATTAAATCATTAACATTTGATACAAAAACCGGAAAACAATATGAATTGAAGGATTTGTTCAAAAAAGGTAGCGATTACGAGAAAAAGCTGTCGGATATTATAAATCAGCGAATCAAAGACTGGAATATCCAGTTGCTTGAACCATTCACAGAAATCCGCAGTGACCAGGATTTCTATATTGCGGACACCTCTCTCGTTATTTATTTCCAACTTTATGAAATCACAGCGTATGTATGGGGATTTCCATACTTCCCAATTCCAATCAAAGATCTAGCTGATATTATTAATCCCGACGGTCCACTTGACCGAATGATGGCATTTACTTGA
- a CDS encoding MarR family winged helix-turn-helix transcriptional regulator, which translates to MNPLFHEVFQKTRLLSKELNLVLKEYELFASQWTVLYCVHQHEEMILTNIWRYLNVEAPTVTRTVSRLEELGWLTTYEGKDRREKIVRLSEEAVAKFPVIEASIIQFENEFLKDLTSEEQAILMGLLKKLDKERSE; encoded by the coding sequence ATGAATCCATTATTCCATGAAGTTTTTCAAAAGACACGATTGTTAAGTAAAGAACTAAATCTAGTGCTTAAAGAATATGAACTGTTTGCATCACAATGGACAGTACTTTACTGTGTTCATCAGCATGAGGAAATGATATTAACGAATATATGGAGGTATTTGAATGTGGAAGCTCCGACGGTTACACGAACTGTGAGCCGATTAGAGGAATTAGGATGGCTGACGACATACGAAGGTAAGGACCGTAGGGAAAAGATAGTCCGTCTTTCAGAAGAAGCAGTAGCCAAATTTCCTGTGATTGAGGCTTCGATTATTCAGTTTGAAAATGAATTTTTAAAAGATTTGACGAGCGAAGAACAGGCAATACTTATGGGGTTGTTGAAAAAGTTGGACAAAGAAAGAAGTGAGTAA
- the lepB gene encoding signal peptidase I, whose translation MKKYVLIGMAVILTACSPEVTSTKIETITDNVTKPEVELVEPLENSLLLEWSHDNMDRGNHDYETLAHPRLVVELDYKDIKRGDVIYLKSPDFTIDSNPDFNMPEHYIARVVGLDGETVEIINGQVFIDGRKLDTFYSIVLNRGKNKDEFFKESTPANRSDDESWKEYFATTMEPVKVEANTVFVLGDNWWRSTDSKDFGVLPMDNVEGKVLGYVKK comes from the coding sequence TTGAAAAAATATGTACTAATCGGGATGGCAGTAATACTAACTGCGTGTTCACCAGAGGTGACTTCAACTAAAATAGAAACGATTACAGACAATGTAACAAAACCAGAAGTCGAATTGGTAGAACCTCTTGAAAACTCGTTGTTATTGGAATGGTCTCATGACAATATGGATAGAGGCAATCACGATTATGAAACTTTAGCTCATCCACGTTTAGTTGTGGAACTCGATTACAAGGATATAAAACGAGGTGATGTAATCTATTTAAAATCCCCAGACTTCACGATAGATAGTAATCCCGATTTTAATATGCCTGAGCATTACATTGCAAGAGTGGTTGGTCTAGACGGTGAAACAGTCGAAATTATAAACGGTCAAGTATTTATCGATGGTAGGAAACTAGATACTTTTTATTCTATAGTGTTGAATAGAGGTAAAAATAAAGATGAATTTTTTAAAGAATCCACCCCCGCTAATAGAAGTGATGATGAATCTTGGAAAGAATATTTTGCAACTACTATGGAACCTGTAAAAGTTGAAGCGAACACTGTATTTGTCTTGGGTGATAACTGGTGGAGAAGTACCGATAGTAAAGATTTTGGAGTCTTACCAATGGATAATGTAGAAGGTAAAGTATTAGGTTATGTAAAAAAATAA